Genomic DNA from Parasteatoda tepidariorum isolate YZ-2023 chromosome 3, CAS_Ptep_4.0, whole genome shotgun sequence:
ttacatatatttaaagatatctactttttcataatAGAATAATGCTCACAacttaacttgatttttttttattatttattatccagtttgttttgacaaataaacaaaatggaaGAATTTAATAAGATTCCTTAAATATACCACAGTATAAGGATGAAATTGAAAGACGATAAAATTAATCACAAgaatggaattatttatttataaaatggttAAAGTATAAATATCGTCCCTATTGTTCAattcataatcaaaatttatttaaaaggctTTTCAACTCAGACATATTAGCAGACAGCTTCTAGGTCGCCAATGGCAACCGATTTAAAAGCTTCGTTGCGTCCCACTCGCTATGCGTTGTCTAGGTAACGGAATAAGAAAGGTTGGACTAGAATCATATGTGCCGATTTCTCCGAATCAGCTGGAGATGATTGCGTAACGGCTTCATTAACAAATATGTCGTATTGAAGTTAGTAGGCCACTTAGTAATAGCTTTGTTTTAATATGTCAAAACAAAGTAGGACGTACTTGATGGAATGGCGAGATTATGAAGTTAATTTAACTCGCATAGGCATTAATTACCAAGCAGATATTCCTCAAATAAATCCCCCAGCGGCACTACATTCTGATTATGAAAATGGTGATCAGCTGCTTTGGAATCCCGCAATCTTACCATGTGGGaaagtaaaaaactatttaaatactgCCAAATCCTTATTTTACAACGAGCATGGCGAGGAAAATGTTTTGCTCGTTCTGCATCAGAGTAACTACGATATCGACAAAGCTTTGGAATGTTTCTTGAGACCACGTGGTTTAGAAGTTCAAAACGGCAAGTGGTCAGAAAAGGAATGCCGCAATTTCGAAGAAGGATTAaggaaacatggaaaaaatttcagagcTATTCAGAAGATGGTGCTGACCAGAACAATTGAAGACATCGTGGGTTTTTATTACCTCTGGAAGAAAACTGTGAGATACGATGTATTCATGCAAGACTTATTTACCAATAAACGCCAcatcaagaaaaaatttcagaagaagTATAATCATGTGACCGAATTCGGCGATATTTTAACTACACGTGAGCAGTTGGCTCTTAGCAAAAAGCATTCACAGAAAAAAACTAGGCGCCGGATTAAATGAAATTCCAAATACTTTGGataaacgaagaaaattttctctctGATTATCATAAGAACAAATTACTCAAAATGTACAGAAcgatgcaaaataattattctccATGCCTTATGAATCTGAATATGTTACATGGTCAACTGAATATGGTTATGTTGGAATTCACAAAACTGGAACACATTGGTTgacaaaaagtaatatatttagtcatcaataataataatgtaatttagtGATCCTGGAATAATtagttacaaatataaattagtcCAGCTACAAATTACCAGTCGCCAACGACCCGAATGTGATATCAGTTCACATTTCAAGTCGAATGTGTCAAATATGATTTTCAGAGGTACGCActgtaaataaatctaaaaaacttatcattttttgtttctgattttgaaagtttatagtgtgtaatttaatatgttaaaattattctttgaaatttaattttttaagaggaGATACTGCGAGTACAGATTTACCTGGCAACACAAACggattcttaaaatttcatcctgaaaagtgtatttttatttttcatcgaGATCTTGAAAACTATTCCTCCAAAcaccatttaattttaattggaatACAGATAATCGATTTCTCTACGAAGCAATACAGAGTAAGAcgttttcttacttttttatatctCTGTTTTCCAGGTTTTAtgaagcttcaaaattttattttgcaaacaggaaaaaataaactttcaacgtgtataaaaaataaacatcctTTAGTTTAGTTGTAGAAAATTTGATTATGTATAATCCCATAAAAAAACGTATAATGGAAATCCAATGAATAGTTTCTGGAGTCGATGTTGATGGAATGAAGTTGTAAGACAAGGTTTCCTAGGAAACGCAATCAAAAtgtgaagatttttaaatactgcATTTCATACAATTCAGTGTTAGTCTCTAAACTCCCTCCAAACGCTCGCATTttggaaaatcattttaacacatttactttaagaaaaaatcaaaaacaaaaaaaaaatcacttttctgAAAAGATTCAGGAAGTCTGACCCTCAGAgaaaattactatttctttttacgtttgaaagaattattggtgttgaaaatataattaactctgcaaatgtatttataaagaaaagagaaatttacaacgacaaattatgaatttgagattttttgagatttattaagttttattaaggGCGTAATTGTGCACTAACTGCCAgtatataaaaccaaaatttcaagataaaaatacaaaggaaacaatgaaagaaaagaggaagaatattttttaaaagagaataagaaaaaatattaggaaataataattaaaattttaattattttttaaaacttttcttattcgctttttaaaaaaaaatttcctcttttcTTTCCTTGTTTTCTTTGCATATAtagattgaagaaaaaaataatactttgaaaTCAGTCCAATGGGATAATAAAAAGAACCTCAAGATCAATTAATTCTATTACAAATTACATTTCCCAAGAgcaaaactatattaaaaatataaataatgataaaagttagTTGTTCAAGATTGTTAGTTGTTTAATATGTAATAGTTAAGGCTgcttttattgataatttagaGGAATACTCTGGATTCAtattttcaacaacaacaaaaaaaaatactttgaagttaccttttaaattttacacaatttctgtagaataataaattgtcATACATCATATCTTAATCATGACTTATgttatgaaaacaattattcaaaactGAACATTTGAATTTGGTTGGCTAACTTCTAcaacttcaaagaaaaaatattgattttcttcgcttaaaactatttctaaccaaaaataatttcctttattgAGAAGGTAAtaagtaaaatcaatttcagtcaatggtttgaaaaatatgcactaaataaatatttgcaccAAAATTTGCAAAACCATTATACacaaaccaaatatttttattgcaatgcaTTGAATACTCATTTTTCAAGGTGTACTTTCTTAGTCTTATAAGTTCGTTGAAAGCCAAAATCCTCTTTCAAAAGTGTTTTGCACAGAGAAAGCTggcaagttaatttttttggccttcaatttttttactttagtaaaaaaattgaacaccAGGTTGGAACCCTATGAACTTCTCCATTTTGTGTTTAAAACCTTATGGATTTAGAATTACACAAGAATTTGCAATAAATCTTATGAGTTTTAACAACCCATAAAGGTTTGTGCTAAGCCtcaaaagttaataaatcttacgaagttaaaaaatctcacaagttaaaagttaataaatctcaaaagttaataaatcttaagtCTTGTAGAAGGTAGTTGCTACTATAATCAAGTGAGTTGTAGCCAATGACAGAAAAAATTGTGACACGTTTGCCACCCTGTATCATTGTCAAAGGTAACTCTTATGAAAACTTGTTAATATGTTACAGTAACAGTAATAAAGTGTTTAGTCGGTAGTTCGgttgtgatattttaataagcataaaatttatagtgtATATGACAGGATCCAGGATATTTTTCATCACCATGTCATTTTCTTACGGAAAACAatctatatattaattaaaacaggTAAAAACagtctaaaataattatttagtaccTTAGTTTATACAAAAATAGTCTTATaccaaaaaggaaaatattttttacaaaaattagaagCTCAACTTAATTCAATCTGACacaaacattcttttttataaaaataaaaaaaaatacttttcactcaagttatttttaacttaaaaggattaaatgattaaaaaatgatgctataattaaaaaataaaatacaaaaatccaTAAATGTATAACAATAAAGCCAAAAATCCATACATTTCCCTTCAAAAACgtttattaatcttaaaaaaattaattaatattcaaagatatgtgtttttctttcaattgcatacaacaataaaacaaacaattagataaaataacagaaatgtGTTTATCAATGTTTATCTTAGTCTAAATTTCTATCCAAAACACAGGTgcaagaataagaaaaaattaaaacctacaTTTGGTAGTGGTGTAATTCCAATGCAGGTTCAACAATggatatttttcctaaataaattttaagcataaggTTCAAAAggtataagtaaaattttcaaaactaaactattttgtCACAAAAAGCCTAACTGAGACttgccattaaaaacaaaatcagtaAATCACCTATTTTCTCCTTGTGTTATTTGAGTAAATTTGAGTGTTCTATGACACTTGCTATTTATTGTGCGTTATTTATTAACTAGGTGATAATTTGCGCACATTTTATGTAaccttttttattgcaataaccATTAGTaagagctaaaaaaaataaaggtggaAAGGTAAGGAATACAcacaaagtatatttttagagaattacaaaatttattaacagattttatttgtatattaactaattttaaaataaatactcattGCATATATGAAACTTTCTTAAATAACTCAAAAcgaagaacaaaaatattaggaGAATATATactattacaaaaacaaaatgttttgattttatgagTTCAATCATTCTTAAAGCTTGAACCATTTCGTAAAAACAAAATGGTTATCAAATTTCACTATCTCAATTCAAttctatcaatatttaaaaataaattaaattgacagtaaaattgtaaattaaagtggaataaaatagatttttatatttttacatatgacagtaaaatcttaaaaataaccactaaaaaaattaatggtacTTTGCATTTCTACACCTAAAATGTATAaccaatgataaaaattaagttatttatctattttaaaaaacaactgactcaaaaatgaaattaaatgtgaCAAGCATTTGAATAAACAGCATAGGCAaagtttagattaaaaaatttttatctatgcCTTGTATTATCTTCGAAATAGATGATACAAGATATATATAGATGCACTAATGAATAACTTAATTTACAACAACCAGCACACATTTTATAACagataaaaaacaattgaaatatgtactctctctttaaaaataaaaataaaatatttctttatttttaaaaatatgaaacaaaacattttgttgaaGGAAGAATACATTGATCAGATAATTAAAAtccattaaatttgatttaaactaattatatttaaaatgatgagtATAAAAC
This window encodes:
- the LOC107443246 gene encoding mesoderm induction early response protein 1-like yields the protein MSKQSRTYLMEWRDYEVNLTRIGINYQADIPQINPPAALHSDYENGDQLLWNPAILPCGKVKNYLNTAKSLFYNEHGEENVLLVLHQSNYDIDKALECFLRPRGLEVQNGKWSEKECRNFEEGLRKHGKNFRAIQKMVLTRTIEDIVGFYYLWKKTVRYDVFMQDLFTNKRHIKKKFQKKYNHVTEFGDILTTREQLALSKKHSQKKTRRRIK